The following coding sequences lie in one Streptomyces albofaciens JCM 4342 genomic window:
- the hemW gene encoding radical SAM family heme chaperone HemW, translating into MPSALPDGEPMPEDGALPGHALTGARTRPLGFYLHVPYCATRCGYCDFNTYTATELRGSGGALASRENYADTVAEEIRLARKVLGDDPRPVETVFVGGGTPTLLPAADLGRMLAAIRDEFGLADGAEITTEANPESVDPRYLTELREAGFNRVSFGMQSARQHVLKILDRTHTPGRPEACVAEARAAGFEHVNLDLIYGTPGESDDDWRATLDAALGAAPDHVSAYALIVEEGTRLARRIRRGEVPMTDDDVHADRYLITEEALSGAGFHWYEVSNWATSEAARCRHNELYWTGADWWGAGPGAHSHVGGVRWWNVKHPGAYAQALGEGRSPGAGRELLSDEDRRVERVLLELRLAAGCPLDILAPAGAKAAARALADGLLEPGPYEAGRAVLTLRGRLLADAVVRDLVD; encoded by the coding sequence ATGCCTTCCGCACTCCCCGATGGTGAGCCCATGCCCGAGGACGGGGCGCTGCCCGGTCACGCCCTGACCGGCGCGCGCACCCGGCCGCTCGGGTTCTACCTGCACGTGCCGTACTGCGCGACGCGCTGCGGCTACTGCGACTTCAACACGTACACGGCCACCGAGCTGCGCGGCTCGGGCGGTGCGCTCGCCTCGCGGGAGAACTACGCGGACACGGTCGCCGAGGAGATCCGGCTCGCCCGCAAGGTGCTGGGCGACGACCCGCGGCCGGTCGAAACGGTCTTCGTCGGCGGCGGCACGCCGACCCTGCTCCCGGCCGCCGACCTGGGCCGGATGCTCGCCGCGATCCGCGACGAGTTCGGCCTGGCGGACGGCGCGGAGATCACCACCGAGGCCAACCCGGAGTCCGTCGACCCGCGCTACCTGACCGAACTGCGGGAAGCCGGTTTCAACCGGGTCTCCTTCGGCATGCAGAGCGCCCGGCAGCACGTCCTGAAGATCCTCGACCGTACGCACACCCCGGGCCGCCCGGAAGCGTGCGTCGCCGAGGCGCGCGCGGCGGGCTTCGAGCACGTCAACCTCGACCTGATCTACGGGACGCCCGGCGAGTCGGACGACGACTGGCGGGCCACCCTCGACGCCGCCCTCGGCGCGGCACCGGACCACGTCTCCGCGTACGCGCTGATCGTCGAGGAGGGCACCCGGCTGGCCCGCCGCATCCGGCGAGGTGAGGTCCCGATGACCGACGACGACGTGCACGCCGACCGCTACCTGATCACGGAGGAGGCCCTGTCCGGCGCGGGCTTCCACTGGTACGAGGTGTCCAACTGGGCCACCTCGGAGGCGGCCCGCTGCCGCCACAACGAGCTGTACTGGACCGGCGCCGACTGGTGGGGCGCGGGCCCCGGCGCGCACAGCCACGTCGGCGGTGTCCGCTGGTGGAACGTGAAGCACCCCGGCGCCTACGCCCAGGCCCTCGGCGAGGGCCGGTCCCCCGGCGCGGGCCGCGAACTCCTCTCCGACGAGGACCGCCGCGTCGAACGCGTCCTCCTGGAGCTGCGCCTCGCGGCCGGCTGCCCGCTGGACATCCTCGCCCCGGCAGGCGCGAAGGCCGCCGCCCGCGCCCTGGCCGACGGCCTCCTGGAGCCCGGCCCGTACGAGGCGGGGCGGGCCGTACTGACCCTGCGGGGGCGGCTGCTGGCGGATGCGGTGGTGCGGGATCTGGTGGACTGA
- a CDS encoding HAMP domain-containing protein — MAAGDFRSRLPVAQEGLLAELSAVFNQIAARNQHLSDELLRLRSEVVRQGRLDERMSASPGPGTWATSVQAANAIIDALVIPTAQATQVLDAVAGGDLTQRVDLHDGNRPLRGDRRRLGRAVNRMVDQLSLFTGEVTRVARESGTEGRLGGRAKVAGLSGSWRDVTEAVNTMAARLTAQVRDIALVTTAVARGDLTRQVTVEAAGELLELKLTVNTMVDQLSAFADEVTRVAREVGTEGQLGGRAQVRGVSGVWKDLTDNVNFMASNLTSQVRNIAQVTTAVANGDLSQKITVDARGEILQLKLTVNTMVDQLSAFADEVTRVAREVGTEGRLGGRAHVRGVSGVWKDLTDNVNFMADNLTSQVRNIALVATAVAEGDLGRKITVEAKGEILEVKSTINTMVDQLSAFADEVTRVAREVGTEGNLGGQAQVRGASGVWKDLTDNVNFMASNLTSQVRNIAQVTTAVADGDLSKKITVDARGEILELKDTVNSMVEQLRAFADEVTRVAREVGTEGNLGGRAQVRGASGVWKDLTDNVNFMASNLTTQVRNIALVATAVAQGDLSKKIDVDARGEILELKTTLNTMVDTLSSFASEVTRVAREVGSEGILGGQARVEGVYGTWKRLTTNVNELASNLTTQVRAIAEVASAVASGDMTRTVTVETQGEVAELRDNINLMVSNLRETTRAKDWLESNLARLAALMQGHRDLMEVADLILRELTPLVNAQYGAFFLADTDREDLKLAFIAGYGSSLDTTIDTPGSMDHGLVRQAALEKKRILVEDAPPDYIKINSGLGEANPATVVIIPVLFEDQTLGVIELASFSRFSDVHLAFFDQFVNTIGVAINTIVANSRTESLLGESQRLARQLQERTGELQRRQAELQRSNEELEEKAALLASSSQYKSEFLANMSHELRNPLNSLLILARLLADNPDGHLNEQEVQFAVTIHRSGSDLLQLINDILDLSKIEAGRMDVRPKRLPLIKLLNYVHDTFRPLTLDRGLAFEVSVSESVPKELFSDEQRLQQVLRNLLSNAVKFTASGKIDLRVDRAGDGSIAFTVTDTGIGIAPEKLPVIFEAFQQADGTTNRKYGGTGLGLSISREIAGLLGGRITASSRPGVGSVFTLHVPIECPGYAEPLDALPTAPEQRVDGPPQLAKTPRHHPRSGPPAARDDTPWPTSSRLEDWVSGPSGPLLSGCQVLVVDDDIRNVFALTNVLSRVGMRVLYAEHGREGIEMLEKNPGVNLVLMDIMMPELDGYETIRAIRRTPRFAKLPVIVLTAKAMPGDREKSLESGANEYVPKPVDVDRLLAVAVELLSRHGSDAPAPGGEPGKQDPDATSSRSQGIEGPS, encoded by the coding sequence ATGGCGGCCGGTGATTTCCGGTCTCGACTGCCAGTGGCGCAGGAAGGTCTGCTGGCAGAACTGTCCGCGGTGTTCAACCAGATAGCCGCCCGCAACCAGCACCTGTCCGACGAACTGTTACGCCTCCGCTCGGAGGTCGTACGCCAGGGCCGACTGGACGAACGGATGTCCGCCAGTCCGGGCCCGGGCACCTGGGCCACCTCCGTCCAGGCCGCCAACGCGATCATCGACGCGCTGGTCATCCCGACGGCCCAGGCCACCCAGGTGCTGGACGCGGTGGCGGGCGGCGACCTGACCCAGCGGGTGGATCTGCACGACGGCAACCGCCCGCTGCGCGGCGACCGCCGGCGGCTCGGCCGGGCGGTCAACCGTATGGTCGATCAGCTGTCGCTGTTCACCGGCGAGGTGACCCGGGTGGCCCGCGAGTCCGGTACGGAAGGCCGGCTCGGCGGGCGCGCCAAGGTGGCCGGGCTGTCCGGGAGCTGGCGGGACGTGACCGAGGCGGTCAACACGATGGCGGCCCGGCTGACCGCCCAGGTACGCGACATCGCGCTGGTGACCACGGCCGTGGCGCGCGGCGACCTGACCCGGCAGGTGACGGTCGAGGCGGCCGGCGAACTGCTGGAGCTGAAGCTGACCGTCAACACGATGGTCGACCAGCTCTCCGCCTTCGCCGACGAGGTCACCCGCGTCGCCCGCGAAGTCGGCACCGAAGGGCAGCTGGGCGGCCGGGCGCAGGTACGGGGCGTGTCGGGCGTCTGGAAGGACCTGACCGACAACGTCAACTTCATGGCGTCCAACCTGACCAGCCAGGTGCGCAACATCGCCCAGGTGACCACGGCCGTGGCCAACGGCGACCTCAGCCAGAAGATCACGGTCGACGCGCGCGGCGAGATCCTCCAGCTGAAGCTGACCGTCAACACGATGGTCGACCAGCTCTCCGCCTTCGCCGACGAGGTCACCCGCGTCGCCCGCGAAGTCGGCACCGAAGGGCGGCTCGGCGGCCGGGCCCACGTGCGCGGCGTGTCGGGCGTCTGGAAGGACCTCACCGACAACGTCAACTTCATGGCCGACAACCTCACCTCCCAGGTGCGCAACATCGCCCTGGTGGCGACGGCGGTCGCGGAGGGCGACCTGGGCCGCAAGATCACGGTCGAGGCGAAGGGCGAGATCCTGGAGGTGAAGTCGACGATCAACACGATGGTCGACCAGCTCTCCGCCTTCGCCGACGAGGTCACCCGCGTCGCCCGGGAAGTCGGCACCGAAGGCAACCTCGGCGGTCAGGCGCAGGTGCGCGGCGCCTCCGGTGTCTGGAAGGACCTCACCGACAACGTCAACTTCATGGCGTCCAACCTCACCTCCCAGGTGCGCAACATCGCGCAGGTGACCACCGCGGTGGCCGACGGCGACCTGTCGAAGAAGATCACGGTCGACGCGCGCGGCGAGATCCTGGAGCTCAAGGACACCGTCAACTCGATGGTGGAGCAGCTGCGGGCGTTCGCCGACGAGGTGACACGGGTGGCGCGCGAGGTCGGCACGGAAGGCAACCTGGGCGGCCGGGCCCAGGTGCGCGGCGCCTCCGGCGTGTGGAAGGACCTCACCGACAACGTCAACTTCATGGCGTCCAACCTGACCACCCAGGTGCGCAACATCGCCCTGGTGGCCACCGCCGTAGCGCAGGGCGACCTGTCCAAGAAGATCGACGTGGACGCGCGCGGCGAGATCCTGGAGCTGAAGACGACGCTCAACACGATGGTCGACACGCTGTCGTCGTTCGCGTCCGAGGTCACCCGCGTCGCCCGCGAGGTCGGCAGCGAGGGCATCCTCGGCGGCCAGGCGCGGGTCGAGGGCGTGTACGGCACCTGGAAACGCCTGACGACGAACGTCAACGAGCTGGCGTCGAACCTCACCACCCAGGTGCGGGCCATCGCCGAGGTGGCCTCCGCGGTGGCGTCCGGCGACATGACCCGTACGGTCACCGTCGAGACCCAGGGCGAGGTCGCCGAGCTGCGCGACAACATCAACCTGATGGTCTCCAACCTCCGCGAGACCACCCGCGCCAAGGACTGGCTGGAGTCGAACCTGGCCCGGCTGGCGGCCCTGATGCAGGGCCACCGGGATCTGATGGAGGTCGCCGACCTGATCCTGCGGGAGCTGACGCCGCTGGTGAACGCTCAGTACGGGGCCTTCTTCCTGGCCGACACCGACCGCGAGGACCTCAAGCTGGCGTTCATCGCCGGGTACGGATCGTCCCTGGACACCACGATCGACACACCGGGCTCCATGGATCACGGCCTGGTGCGTCAGGCCGCCCTGGAGAAGAAGCGCATCCTGGTGGAGGACGCGCCACCGGACTACATCAAGATCAATTCCGGACTGGGCGAGGCCAACCCGGCGACCGTCGTCATCATCCCGGTGCTGTTCGAGGACCAGACGCTGGGCGTGATCGAGCTGGCCTCCTTCTCCCGCTTCTCCGATGTGCACCTGGCGTTCTTCGACCAGTTCGTGAACACCATCGGCGTGGCCATCAACACCATCGTCGCCAACTCCCGTACGGAATCGCTGCTCGGCGAGTCCCAGCGGCTGGCCCGCCAGCTCCAGGAGCGCACCGGCGAGCTCCAGCGGCGGCAGGCGGAACTCCAGCGCTCGAACGAAGAGCTGGAGGAGAAGGCCGCGCTGCTGGCCAGCTCGTCGCAGTACAAGTCCGAGTTCCTGGCGAACATGTCGCACGAGCTGCGCAACCCGCTCAACTCGCTGCTCATCCTGGCCCGGCTGCTCGCCGACAACCCGGACGGGCATCTGAACGAGCAGGAGGTGCAGTTCGCGGTCACGATCCACCGGTCCGGGTCCGACCTGCTCCAGCTGATCAACGACATCCTCGACCTGTCCAAGATCGAGGCGGGCCGGATGGACGTACGGCCCAAGCGGCTGCCGCTGATCAAGCTGCTCAACTACGTCCACGACACCTTCCGGCCGCTGACCCTCGACCGGGGGCTGGCCTTCGAGGTGTCGGTGAGCGAGAGCGTCCCCAAGGAGCTGTTCTCCGACGAGCAGCGCCTCCAGCAGGTGCTGCGCAACCTGCTGTCCAACGCGGTGAAGTTCACCGCGTCCGGGAAGATCGACCTGCGGGTGGACCGCGCCGGCGACGGGTCGATCGCCTTCACCGTCACGGACACCGGCATCGGCATCGCGCCGGAGAAGCTGCCGGTCATCTTCGAGGCGTTCCAGCAGGCGGACGGGACCACCAACCGCAAGTACGGCGGCACGGGCCTGGGCCTGTCGATCAGCCGGGAGATCGCGGGGCTGCTCGGCGGCCGGATCACCGCGAGCAGCCGCCCCGGCGTCGGCAGCGTCTTCACCCTGCACGTCCCCATCGAATGCCCCGGGTACGCCGAACCGCTCGACGCCCTGCCCACCGCTCCCGAACAGCGCGTGGACGGGCCCCCGCAGCTGGCGAAGACACCACGGCACCACCCGCGTTCCGGCCCGCCCGCCGCACGCGACGACACGCCGTGGCCGACCAGCTCCCGGCTGGAGGACTGGGTGAGCGGGCCCTCGGGCCCCCTGCTGTCCGGCTGCCAGGTCCTGGTCGTCGACGACGACATCCGCAATGTCTTCGCGCTCACGAACGTTTTGAGCCGGGTCGGCATGCGGGTCCTCTACGCCGAACACGGCCGGGAGGGCATCGAGATGCTGGAGAAGAATCCCGGCGTCAATCTGGTCCTGATGGACATCATGATGCCGGAGCTGGACGGCTACGAGACCATTCGCGCGATCCGGCGCACACCCCGGTTCGCAAAGCTGCCCGTCATCGTACTGACGGCGAAAGCGATGCCCGGTGACCGCGAGAAATCCCTGGAGAGCGGAGCCAACGAATACGTACCCAAACCCGTCGACGTGGACCGGCTGCTGGCCGTGGCCGTCGAGCTCCTGTCCCGGCACGGCTCCGACGCCCCGGCCCCGGGCGGTGAACCAGGCAAGCAAGACCCC
- a CDS encoding ATP-binding SpoIIE family protein phosphatase, translated as MPGNPRAAAAARQFVRAVLADWLYRSLPGADTIGDRLADEAVLLVSELVTNVVVHAGTTVELLCRLEAEPVADGGRVAVVVEVTDHHPARAVRARQVSSVDETRGHGLQLVGAVAESWGITYRRDLKTVWFRLQAGTHDRVYGPSARFSHDDAGLRRDLRAAELLAPAPVRRSPARRSDADWINHGALSFLAEASDLLSGQLDEEQVALLAAQLVVPRLADWCAVWLYDGGGRDSSGAPPRLARVWHSSEGRIDALRMALEKDPPVLPVPGPQRDGAGSAVPWPWPQEPSGYGPGGAALACRLLAGGRDQGTLLLGRAGLMRFPDEVVGLIEDLTRRVARAVATARAYRNQERISQVLQRRLLPRGRPAVPGMESFVVYEPREGAWAGGDFWDLFDAGDGRWCFALGDVCGSGPEAAAVTGLARPVLRLLARDGYGVGEVLDRLNKTMAREAADSVAVVAAAVAAAGPGPDAAVELRAEAEQTRFLSLLYGEIVPHTDGTPGARCTLASAGHPLPLVLGTDGAVRVAAAPQMLLGVVEDTSYESESFDLAPGETLLCVTDGVTERRCGHRLFDDDDGLAGHLAACAGLGATAVAEHIRRAVHAFAATPPDDDLALLVLQATERR; from the coding sequence CTGCCCGGCAACCCGCGCGCCGCCGCCGCGGCACGCCAGTTCGTCCGCGCCGTCCTGGCCGACTGGCTCTACCGGTCGCTGCCCGGCGCCGACACCATCGGCGACCGCCTCGCCGACGAAGCGGTCCTGCTGGTCAGCGAGCTGGTCACGAATGTCGTCGTGCACGCCGGGACCACCGTCGAGCTGCTGTGCCGTCTGGAGGCCGAGCCGGTGGCGGACGGCGGGCGCGTCGCGGTCGTCGTGGAGGTGACCGACCACCATCCGGCCCGTGCCGTACGGGCGCGCCAGGTGTCCTCCGTGGACGAGACCAGGGGGCACGGCCTGCAACTGGTCGGCGCGGTGGCCGAGTCCTGGGGCATCACGTACCGGCGTGACCTGAAGACCGTGTGGTTCCGGCTCCAGGCCGGGACGCACGACCGTGTGTACGGCCCGTCGGCCCGCTTCTCCCACGACGACGCGGGCCTCCGGCGCGACCTGCGGGCCGCCGAGCTGCTGGCCCCCGCGCCCGTCCGCCGGTCACCGGCGCGGCGCTCCGACGCCGACTGGATCAACCACGGCGCCCTGTCCTTCCTCGCCGAGGCCTCCGACCTGCTGTCCGGACAGCTCGACGAGGAGCAGGTGGCGCTGCTTGCCGCGCAGTTGGTCGTACCGCGGCTCGCCGACTGGTGCGCGGTGTGGCTGTACGACGGCGGCGGCCGGGACAGTTCGGGTGCGCCGCCGCGGCTGGCCCGCGTCTGGCACTCCAGCGAGGGCCGTATCGACGCGCTCCGTATGGCCCTGGAGAAGGACCCGCCGGTGCTGCCCGTACCCGGTCCGCAGCGGGACGGCGCCGGGTCCGCGGTGCCGTGGCCCTGGCCGCAGGAGCCGAGCGGGTACGGGCCGGGCGGCGCCGCGCTGGCCTGCCGGCTGCTGGCCGGCGGCCGCGACCAGGGCACGCTGCTGCTCGGCCGCGCCGGCCTGATGCGCTTCCCCGACGAGGTCGTGGGCCTGATAGAGGATCTGACCCGCCGTGTCGCCCGCGCCGTCGCCACCGCCCGCGCGTACCGCAACCAGGAACGGATCAGTCAGGTACTGCAACGTCGCCTGCTGCCCCGCGGCAGGCCCGCCGTCCCGGGCATGGAGTCCTTCGTCGTGTACGAACCGCGCGAGGGCGCCTGGGCCGGCGGCGATTTCTGGGACCTGTTCGACGCCGGGGACGGGCGCTGGTGCTTCGCCCTCGGCGACGTGTGCGGCAGCGGCCCGGAGGCCGCCGCGGTCACCGGCCTCGCCCGGCCCGTGCTGCGGCTGCTGGCCCGCGACGGGTACGGCGTCGGCGAGGTGCTGGACCGGCTCAACAAGACCATGGCCCGCGAGGCGGCGGATTCGGTGGCCGTCGTCGCCGCGGCGGTCGCGGCGGCGGGCCCCGGCCCGGACGCCGCCGTCGAACTGCGCGCCGAGGCCGAGCAGACGCGCTTCCTCTCCCTCCTGTACGGCGAGATCGTGCCGCACACCGACGGCACGCCGGGCGCCAGGTGCACCCTGGCCAGCGCCGGGCACCCGCTGCCGCTGGTCCTCGGCACGGACGGCGCGGTACGGGTCGCCGCGGCGCCGCAGATGCTGCTCGGGGTGGTGGAGGACACATCGTACGAGTCCGAGTCCTTCGACCTGGCGCCCGGTGAGACGCTGCTGTGCGTCACGGACGGGGTGACCGAGCGCCGCTGCGGCCACCGGCTGTTCGACGACGATGACGGCCTGGCCGGCCACCTCGCCGCCTGCGCGGGCCTGGGCGCCACCGCCGTCGCCGAGCACATCCGGCGGGCGGTCCACGCGTTCGCCGCCACCCCGCCGGACGACGACCTGGCGCTGCTGGTGCTCCAGGCGACGGAGCGGCGGTAA